In a single window of the Streptomyces sp. NBC_00353 genome:
- a CDS encoding TIGR03089 family protein, with protein sequence MNASDRTPADLLRSALAADPARPMVTFYDDATGERVELSVATFANWVAKTANLLQGDLAAEPGDRLALLLPAHWQSAVWLLACSSVGVVADVQGDPAAADLVVTGPDTLDAARACRGERIALALRPLGGRFPQPPEGFADYAVEVPSQGDRFAPYAPVDPDAPALTVGGLGLTAAQLVARAREDAVELGLTPGSRLLTGRTYDSWDGLSAGLFAPLAAGGSVVLCRHLGQLDEDGLAKRVESERVTNTAV encoded by the coding sequence ATGAACGCCAGCGACCGCACCCCTGCCGACCTGCTGCGTTCCGCGCTCGCCGCGGACCCGGCCCGCCCCATGGTCACTTTCTACGACGACGCCACCGGAGAACGGGTCGAACTGTCGGTGGCCACCTTCGCCAATTGGGTGGCCAAGACCGCCAACCTGCTGCAGGGCGACCTGGCCGCGGAACCCGGCGACCGGCTCGCCCTCCTGCTGCCCGCGCACTGGCAGTCCGCGGTCTGGCTGCTCGCCTGCTCCTCGGTCGGCGTCGTCGCCGATGTGCAGGGGGACCCCGCCGCCGCCGACCTCGTCGTCACCGGTCCGGACACACTGGACGCCGCGCGCGCCTGCCGCGGCGAACGGATCGCTCTGGCCCTGCGCCCGCTGGGCGGCCGGTTCCCGCAGCCGCCCGAAGGTTTCGCGGACTATGCCGTGGAGGTGCCGAGCCAGGGCGACCGGTTCGCGCCGTACGCGCCGGTGGACCCGGACGCGCCCGCGCTGACCGTCGGTGGACTCGGGCTGACGGCTGCGCAACTGGTCGCACGCGCCCGCGAGGACGCCGTGGAGCTGGGGCTGACGCCCGGATCGCGGCTGCTGACCGGGCGCACGTACGACAGCTGGGACGGGCTCAGCGCCGGACTCTTCGCCCCGCTGGCCGCCGGCGGCTCCGTGGTCCTGTGCCGGCATCTGGGACAGCTGGACGAGGACGGACTCGCCAAGCGCGTCGAGAGTGAGCGGGTCACCAACACCGCGGTGTGA
- a CDS encoding LCP family protein, with protein MGRSSTPGEGTRPRVRHAGQLGWDDGLYDDGPSAGSDDGHDSGRDGRRNSGGAADRGRPGRGGRRRGQSHRHGRRGKRRILRWVAWILAVVILGGAGAGYLYYQHLNANLKKADLTLGDKKMTEHKANAAGQTPLNILLIGSDARNSKENQKLGGAKDTFGAAPLADVQMLLHLSADRSNMSVISMPRDTLLKIPNCTDPKTGHTYPATTGLAMTNETLGRGGPGCTVATWYELTGITIDHFMMIDFSGVVSMADAIGGVPVCVKGNVYSHTRDGKGSGLKLKEGTTKVKGKQALQWLRTRYGFEDGTDLGRTHAQHMYMNSMVRELRKGTKLTDPSKLTGLAEAATTALTVDKGIDTVKKLYDLAGELKKVPTKRITMTTMPNVYGTGVNNGRVLPKPVDAAQLFQMVRDDIPLDGKASKRKAPAAKEPTAPVAEIPVSIRNGTRTDTEYPVEGRASAVKKLLTGEGFTQATVDVQNTDAAARTGVLFPSEDVEGNAQAVAKALGIPLTAVKKSTAVSGITLTVGADWRESGPYPAPSAEEKTPKSARALNGDDETACMDVQPGFGW; from the coding sequence GTGGGACGGAGCAGCACACCTGGGGAGGGAACGCGACCACGCGTCCGGCATGCCGGACAACTCGGCTGGGACGACGGCCTGTACGACGACGGCCCGTCCGCGGGCTCCGACGACGGGCACGACAGCGGACGGGACGGCCGGCGGAACAGCGGCGGCGCCGCGGACCGGGGCCGCCCGGGCCGAGGCGGGCGCCGCCGCGGGCAGTCGCACCGGCACGGCCGACGCGGGAAGCGCCGCATACTGCGCTGGGTCGCGTGGATTCTCGCTGTGGTCATACTCGGCGGCGCCGGCGCCGGATACCTCTACTACCAGCACCTCAACGCGAACCTGAAGAAGGCGGACCTGACGCTCGGCGACAAGAAGATGACCGAGCACAAGGCCAACGCCGCCGGTCAGACCCCGCTGAACATCCTGCTCATCGGCTCGGACGCACGGAACTCCAAGGAGAACCAGAAGCTCGGCGGGGCCAAGGACACCTTCGGGGCGGCGCCCCTCGCCGATGTGCAGATGCTGCTCCACCTCTCCGCCGACCGAAGCAACATGTCGGTGATCAGCATGCCGCGCGACACACTGCTGAAGATCCCGAACTGCACCGATCCGAAGACGGGGCACACCTACCCGGCCACCACGGGTCTGGCAATGACCAACGAGACGCTCGGCCGTGGCGGCCCCGGGTGCACCGTGGCCACCTGGTACGAGCTCACCGGCATCACCATCGACCACTTCATGATGATCGACTTCTCCGGTGTGGTCTCGATGGCCGACGCGATCGGCGGTGTCCCGGTCTGCGTCAAGGGCAACGTCTACTCCCACACGCGCGACGGCAAGGGCTCCGGGCTGAAGCTGAAGGAGGGCACCACCAAGGTCAAGGGCAAGCAGGCCCTCCAGTGGCTGAGGACTCGCTACGGCTTCGAGGACGGCACCGACCTCGGCCGTACGCACGCCCAGCACATGTACATGAACTCGATGGTCCGTGAGCTGCGCAAGGGCACCAAGCTCACCGACCCCAGCAAGCTGACCGGCCTCGCCGAGGCGGCGACCACCGCGCTGACCGTCGACAAGGGCATCGACACGGTCAAGAAGCTGTACGACCTGGCGGGCGAGCTCAAGAAGGTCCCCACCAAGCGCATCACGATGACGACGATGCCGAACGTCTACGGCACGGGTGTGAACAACGGCCGCGTGCTCCCCAAGCCCGTCGACGCCGCCCAGTTGTTCCAGATGGTCCGCGACGACATCCCGCTCGACGGCAAGGCGTCCAAGCGCAAGGCTCCGGCCGCCAAGGAGCCCACGGCCCCCGTCGCCGAGATTCCGGTCAGCATCCGCAACGGGACCCGTACCGACACCGAGTACCCGGTCGAGGGCCGCGCCTCGGCGGTCAAGAAGCTGCTGACCGGGGAGGGTTTCACCCAGGCCACGGTCGACGTTCAGAACACGGACGCGGCGGCACGGACCGGGGTGCTCTTCCCGAGCGAGGACGTGGAGGGCAACGCCCAGGCCGTCGCCAAGGCGCTCGGCATCCCGCTGACGGCGGTGAAGAAGTCGACCGCCGTCTCGGGCATCACGCTGACCGTGGGGGCCGACTGGCGCGAGAGCGGGCCCTATCCCGCCCCCAGCGCCGAGGAGAAGACCCCGAAGAGCGCACGGGCTCTGAACGGCGACGACGAGACGGCCTGCATGGACGTCCAGCCGGGCTTCGGCTGGTAG
- a CDS encoding LCP family protein, whose amino-acid sequence MHRGGPPVPTPHSSPRPPRRHATPPQRRSRKQDERPRWGMRVATSLSVLVLGAGGIGHAVVTSLETGIDRVDPFKDMKNRPRAGNGMNLLLVGTDGRDKVSREEKRKYRLGGAPCHCTDTIMLVHLSADKERATIVSLPRDSYTELPEHRDPATGVEHAAHPVKLNAAYAEGGPSLTVRTVERMTGVKVDHYLEVDFASFMKTVDTLGGVQICTARPMKDSYTGLDLAAGTHWLDGGQALRYVRSRHIDAAADLGRMQRQQRFLASLIKRATSSGVLMNPVKFRDVASTMLGSVRADRGFGTDQLLDLGQAMRGFTPASSEFASVPISDPSFPVKGIGSTVKWDPTKSKRLFEALRDDKPLTSKRPKTPVAKPVDVAPGEIRVQVYNGTVQDGLGRKVDDALRATGFVTTRAPLNAEPRSLKHTLVEYDPRWDRSAKSLAAALPGAELRAVTGQGKTMKVTAGENFGRVERVQAEARHRGEFGTITGDQVVCP is encoded by the coding sequence ATGCACCGCGGAGGTCCCCCCGTGCCCACACCGCACAGCTCCCCCCGTCCGCCGCGCCGCCACGCCACTCCCCCGCAGCGCAGGTCGAGAAAACAGGACGAGCGGCCCCGCTGGGGTATGCGGGTGGCGACCAGTCTGTCCGTGCTGGTGCTCGGGGCAGGCGGGATCGGTCATGCGGTCGTGACCAGCCTGGAGACCGGGATCGACCGCGTCGACCCGTTCAAGGACATGAAGAACCGGCCGCGGGCCGGCAACGGCATGAACCTGCTGCTCGTCGGCACCGACGGCCGCGACAAGGTCAGCCGGGAGGAGAAGCGGAAGTACCGGCTGGGCGGTGCGCCCTGCCACTGCACCGACACGATCATGCTGGTGCACCTGTCGGCGGACAAGGAACGCGCGACCATCGTCTCGCTGCCGCGTGACAGCTACACCGAGCTCCCCGAGCACCGGGACCCGGCCACCGGCGTCGAGCACGCCGCCCATCCGGTGAAGCTGAACGCCGCCTACGCGGAGGGCGGGCCGAGTCTGACCGTACGGACGGTCGAGCGCATGACGGGTGTCAAGGTCGACCACTACCTGGAGGTCGACTTCGCCAGCTTCATGAAGACGGTGGACACCCTCGGCGGGGTGCAGATCTGCACGGCCCGGCCGATGAAGGACTCGTACACCGGTCTCGATCTCGCCGCGGGCACCCATTGGCTGGACGGCGGGCAGGCGCTCCGGTACGTGCGCTCACGCCATATCGACGCCGCCGCCGACCTGGGCCGGATGCAGCGCCAGCAGAGGTTCCTCGCGTCGCTGATCAAGCGGGCGACCAGCAGCGGTGTGCTGATGAACCCGGTGAAGTTCCGGGACGTCGCGTCGACGATGCTCGGTTCGGTCCGGGCGGATCGGGGGTTCGGAACCGACCAGCTGCTGGACCTCGGCCAGGCGATGCGCGGCTTCACCCCGGCGTCGTCCGAGTTCGCCTCCGTCCCGATCAGCGATCCCTCCTTCCCGGTCAAGGGCATCGGCTCGACGGTCAAATGGGACCCGACGAAGTCGAAGAGGCTCTTCGAGGCGCTGCGCGACGACAAGCCGCTGACTTCGAAGCGGCCGAAGACACCGGTGGCGAAGCCGGTCGATGTCGCACCGGGTGAGATCCGGGTCCAGGTCTACAACGGGACCGTGCAGGACGGGCTCGGCAGGAAGGTCGACGACGCACTGCGCGCCACCGGCTTCGTTACGACACGGGCCCCGCTCAACGCTGAGCCGCGCAGCCTGAAGCACACGCTGGTCGAGTACGACCCGCGGTGGGACCGGTCGGCGAAGTCGCTGGCGGCAGCGCTGCCGGGGGCCGAGCTGCGGGCGGTCACGGGGCAGGGCAAGACGATGAAGGTGACCGCGGGCGAGAACTTCGGCAGGGTGGAGCGGGTGCAGGCCGAGGCGAGGCACCGGGGCGAGTTCGGCACGATCACGGGCGACCAGGTGGTGTGCCCGTAG
- a CDS encoding LCP family protein, protein MDADVTESAGTPADPDRSAADQDGHNDESQGRDESQGEGRTRGDGSSQDGPEGEGRPEEPLGSDVPAERRHRWLRWAALAASLFVLVAAGGGWWLYRKLDANITTDTSAAAELRVYEKERPVSVVHDAENILLIGSDSRTGDNRKYGRSYGSSQRSDTTILLHLAADRKSATAMSIPRDLMTEIPSCHQADGKPTRKQFAQFNWAFQFGGTACTIRTVERMTGIRIDHHMVVDFNGFKDMVDAVHGVEICLKEPIDDSDAHLKLRAGRQKLDGEEALGYVRARKSIGNGSDTDRMERQQRFLGALVNKMQSNGVLLNPTRLYPVLDAATKSLTTDPGLDSLKDLYELVRGMRNVPTEKVQFLTVPRQPYAADPNRDELVQPEANKLFKRLREDAPVAVVPADELKRKKRGNSDSSDSTSPTPTPTYSGSNAATDLCER, encoded by the coding sequence ATGGACGCAGACGTGACCGAAAGCGCCGGCACGCCGGCCGACCCCGACCGCTCGGCCGCGGACCAGGACGGGCACAACGACGAGTCGCAGGGCAGGGACGAGTCTCAGGGCGAGGGCAGGACTCGGGGCGACGGCAGCTCTCAGGACGGGCCGGAAGGCGAAGGCCGCCCCGAGGAACCACTCGGCTCGGACGTCCCGGCCGAGCGCAGGCACCGCTGGCTGCGTTGGGCGGCGCTCGCCGCGTCACTCTTCGTCCTGGTCGCCGCGGGCGGCGGCTGGTGGCTGTACAGGAAGCTCGACGCCAACATCACGACCGACACGTCCGCGGCCGCCGAACTGCGGGTGTACGAAAAAGAACGTCCCGTGTCCGTCGTGCACGACGCGGAGAACATCCTGCTCATCGGTTCCGACAGCCGCACCGGCGACAACCGTAAGTACGGCCGCTCCTACGGCAGCAGCCAGCGCTCCGACACGACGATCCTGCTGCACCTCGCCGCGGACCGGAAGAGCGCCACGGCCATGTCCATCCCGCGCGACCTGATGACGGAAATCCCCAGCTGCCACCAAGCGGACGGAAAGCCCACCAGGAAACAATTCGCCCAATTCAACTGGGCCTTCCAATTCGGTGGCACCGCCTGCACGATCCGCACGGTCGAGCGGATGACGGGCATTCGCATCGACCACCACATGGTCGTGGACTTCAACGGCTTCAAGGACATGGTCGACGCGGTGCACGGCGTCGAGATCTGCCTCAAGGAGCCGATCGACGACTCGGACGCGCACCTGAAGCTCCGCGCGGGACGCCAGAAGCTCGACGGCGAGGAGGCGCTGGGGTACGTACGGGCCCGCAAGTCCATCGGCAACGGCAGCGACACCGACCGGATGGAACGCCAGCAGCGATTCCTCGGGGCACTGGTGAACAAGATGCAGAGCAACGGCGTCCTGCTCAACCCGACCCGCCTCTATCCGGTGCTGGACGCGGCCACCAAGTCACTGACCACCGACCCGGGCCTGGACAGCCTCAAGGACCTGTACGAGCTGGTGCGCGGCATGCGCAACGTACCGACAGAAAAGGTGCAATTCCTGACAGTTCCGCGACAACCCTACGCTGCAGATCCGAACCGGGACGAACTTGTCCAACCAGAAGCCAACAAGCTCTTCAAGCGGCTACGCGAGGACGCCCCTGTCGCAGTGGTCCCGGCGGATGAACTGAAACGCAAAAAGCGCGGGAATTCGGACAGCTCGGACTCCACCAGTCCGACACCCACACCCACCTATTCGGGCAGCAATGCGGCCACCGACCTGTGCGAGCGGTAA
- a CDS encoding glycosyltransferase family 2 protein produces the protein MSAAQYPAVSVIMPVLNEERHLRNSVRHILEQEYAGEMEVVIALGPSTDRTDEIAAELVREDSRVHTVPNPTGRTPAALNAAIKASSHPIVVRVDGHGMLSPNYIATAVRLLEETGAQNVGGIMHAEGENAWEDAVAAAMTSRIGVGNAAFHTGGQAGPAETVYLGVFRREALEKADGYNVEFIRAQDWELNFRIREAGGLIWFSPELKVQYRPRPSVKALAKQYKDYGRWRHVVARYHAGSINLRYLAPPTAVCAIAAGIVVGAAVTPWAFVIPAGYAAAIVAGSLPAGKGLPLKARAQIPVALATMHMSWGYGFLTSPRSLAKKVMAGRRAPVQVSGRA, from the coding sequence ATGTCTGCCGCGCAGTACCCCGCCGTCTCCGTGATCATGCCGGTGCTCAATGAGGAACGCCATCTCAGGAACTCCGTCCGGCACATCCTCGAGCAGGAGTACGCCGGTGAGATGGAGGTCGTGATCGCGCTCGGCCCGTCCACGGACCGTACGGACGAGATCGCCGCCGAGCTCGTACGCGAGGACTCCCGGGTGCACACGGTGCCGAACCCGACCGGCCGCACCCCGGCAGCGCTCAACGCCGCGATAAAGGCCTCCTCGCACCCCATCGTGGTGCGGGTCGACGGCCACGGCATGCTCTCGCCGAACTACATCGCGACCGCCGTCCGCCTCCTGGAGGAGACCGGCGCGCAGAACGTCGGCGGCATCATGCACGCCGAGGGCGAGAACGCCTGGGAGGACGCCGTCGCCGCGGCCATGACGTCGAGGATCGGCGTCGGCAACGCGGCCTTCCACACCGGCGGCCAGGCGGGCCCGGCCGAGACCGTCTACCTGGGGGTCTTCCGCCGCGAGGCACTGGAGAAGGCGGACGGCTACAACGTGGAGTTCATCCGCGCCCAGGACTGGGAGCTGAACTTCCGGATCCGCGAGGCGGGCGGGCTGATCTGGTTCTCGCCCGAGCTGAAGGTGCAGTACCGGCCGCGTCCCTCGGTGAAGGCCCTCGCCAAGCAGTACAAGGACTACGGCCGCTGGCGCCACGTCGTCGCCCGCTACCACGCCGGCTCGATCAACCTGCGTTACCTGGCCCCGCCGACCGCCGTCTGCGCGATCGCGGCGGGCATCGTCGTCGGCGCGGCCGTCACCCCGTGGGCCTTCGTCATACCGGCCGGTTACGCCGCGGCCATAGTCGCCGGGTCCCTCCCGGCGGGCAAGGGCCTGCCGCTGAAGGCACGGGCTCAGATCCCGGTGGCGCTGGCCACCATGCACATGTCCTGGGGCTACGGCTTCCTGACCAGCCCGCGCTCGCTGGCGAAGAAGGTCATGGCCGGCCGCCGTGCCCCGGTGCAGGTCTCCGGCCGGGCCTGA
- a CDS encoding LCP family protein, translating into MSDRPGGWTDDNRDDRYGRGSDSAQPEGARVMPHVQRHPAPPPQRPAPPRQYPAPPQQRRPEPPRYSDGYDDNAGYDNGHGAGQVYGGGNGGGRGYGGGDGGYVQGRPAPDWRRRIKIGALTLVVVVLAVSIGTYFWADSKLKREVDLSKVIERPGEGDGTNYLIVGSDSRAGMSTEDKKRLHTGSAEGKRTDSMMILHDGSNGPTLISLPRDSNVEIPSYKGSDSGKLYPGRGRFTKLNAAYAEDGPELLVRTVEFNTGLHIDHYVEIGFGGFAKIVDAIGGVELDIPKAFKDKNSGADFQAGKQTLNGEQSLAFVRTRYAFAGSDLDRTKNQQKFLAALASQTATPSTILNPFKLYPTMGAGLDTLIVDKDMSLWDLGNMFFAMKGVTGGDGKSMNMPISGSTGGNLVWDKAKVKQLVQQLNDDEKVTVSSN; encoded by the coding sequence ATGAGCGACAGGCCCGGTGGATGGACCGACGACAACCGCGACGACCGCTACGGACGGGGCAGTGACAGCGCCCAGCCCGAGGGTGCCCGTGTGATGCCGCACGTCCAGCGGCACCCCGCACCGCCGCCGCAGCGCCCGGCGCCGCCGCGGCAGTATCCGGCGCCGCCGCAACAGCGCCGTCCGGAGCCGCCGCGGTACTCCGACGGCTATGACGACAACGCTGGGTACGACAACGGTCACGGTGCCGGTCAGGTCTACGGCGGCGGCAACGGCGGCGGCCGGGGTTACGGCGGCGGTGACGGCGGTTACGTCCAGGGCCGGCCCGCACCGGACTGGCGCCGTCGGATAAAGATAGGCGCGCTGACCCTCGTGGTCGTGGTGCTGGCCGTCTCCATCGGCACGTACTTCTGGGCCGACTCCAAGCTGAAGCGCGAGGTCGACCTCTCCAAGGTGATCGAGCGTCCCGGCGAGGGCGACGGCACCAACTATCTGATCGTCGGTTCCGACAGCCGCGCGGGCATGTCGACCGAGGACAAGAAGAGGCTCCACACCGGCTCCGCCGAGGGCAAGCGGACCGACTCGATGATGATCCTGCACGACGGATCGAACGGCCCGACCCTGATCTCCCTGCCGCGTGACTCGAACGTGGAGATCCCCTCGTACAAGGGCTCCGACTCGGGCAAGCTCTACCCGGGCCGCGGCCGCTTCACCAAGCTGAACGCCGCCTACGCGGAGGACGGCCCCGAGCTGCTGGTCCGTACCGTCGAGTTCAACACCGGACTGCACATCGACCACTACGTCGAGATCGGCTTCGGCGGCTTCGCCAAGATCGTGGACGCGATCGGCGGGGTGGAACTCGACATCCCCAAGGCGTTCAAGGACAAGAACTCCGGCGCCGACTTCCAGGCCGGCAAGCAGACGCTGAACGGCGAGCAGTCGCTCGCCTTCGTGCGGACCCGGTACGCCTTCGCGGGCAGCGACCTGGACCGGACGAAGAACCAGCAGAAGTTCCTTGCGGCGCTGGCGAGCCAGACCGCGACGCCGTCCACGATCCTCAACCCGTTCAAGCTGTACCCGACGATGGGCGCCGGCCTCGACACCCTCATCGTCGACAAGGACATGTCGCTGTGGGACCTGGGCAACATGTTCTTCGCGATGAAGGGCGTCACGGGCGGTGACGGCAAGTCGATGAACATGCCGATCTCGGGCAGCACCGGCGGGAACCTGGTCTGGGACAAGGCCAAGGTCAAGCAGCTGGTGCAGCAGCTCAACGACGACGAGAAGGTCACCGTCTCCAGTAACTGA
- a CDS encoding LCP family protein: MDAQGRGRADEIDPADQWVLNPQTGDYELRLPQSGGDSYRTPNAPGPRGSGRRGTAREGDGERRSAVRDGAGERRSGGRNGEGRGPVPEQRGRRANGPRGQEGSGPDSAGRRKRRQPKARRKKALLWTGGVMAFVLVGLSVGGYALYQHFNGNLNTVDVGDAGNKDVITANAPLNILIIGTDKRTGKGNEGYGDKGSTGHADTNILFHVSKDRTNATALSIPRDLITNIPDCTTKQPDGSEKVIQGTRNIRFNVSLGQEGRDPGCTMETVKEITGLKVDHFMMVDFNAVKELTTAVGGVKVCLAHPVKDSKSHLDLPQGESKIQGEDALAFVRTRHSFGNQSDLDRIKVQQQFIGSMIRQMKSDDTLTSPTKLYSLADAATKALTVDKGIGSIKKLTSLAKELGKIDTKNITFVTAPVIDNPAETVHATVVLNKAKSDPLFQMMRDDTSLTEVKKQKKAAKSKQDALLKGTKAAAADVRVDVLNGGDRAGAAQETVTWLQNEQGVLKSTNKANAPEKISKTTLEYAPNQADQARALAAMMGLPGSALKKGTTDAEGLQAMVLTLGADFKGAGVPVTGPAKVPDDIPLANAGKAECAK; encoded by the coding sequence GTGGATGCGCAAGGCCGTGGGCGGGCGGACGAAATCGACCCCGCAGACCAGTGGGTCCTCAACCCGCAGACCGGCGATTACGAATTGCGACTGCCCCAATCCGGAGGGGATTCATACCGCACGCCGAATGCGCCGGGTCCGCGTGGTTCCGGGCGCAGAGGCACGGCGCGCGAGGGCGACGGCGAGCGCAGAAGCGCGGTTCGCGACGGTGCCGGCGAGCGCAGAAGCGGTGGACGGAACGGCGAGGGCCGGGGGCCGGTGCCCGAGCAGCGTGGTCGCCGTGCCAATGGCCCGCGCGGCCAGGAGGGTTCCGGTCCCGACTCCGCGGGCCGGCGCAAGCGCAGGCAGCCGAAGGCCCGCCGCAAGAAGGCGCTGCTCTGGACGGGTGGCGTGATGGCCTTCGTACTGGTCGGCCTGTCGGTGGGCGGGTACGCGCTGTACCAGCACTTCAACGGCAATCTGAACACCGTCGACGTCGGCGACGCCGGCAACAAGGACGTCATCACCGCCAACGCGCCCCTCAACATATTGATCATCGGTACGGACAAGCGCACCGGCAAGGGCAACGAGGGCTACGGCGACAAGGGCAGCACCGGCCATGCCGACACCAACATCCTGTTCCATGTCTCCAAGGACCGGACCAACGCCACGGCGCTGAGCATCCCGCGCGACCTGATCACCAACATCCCGGACTGCACCACCAAGCAGCCGGACGGTTCGGAGAAGGTCATCCAGGGGACGCGGAACATCCGCTTCAACGTCAGCCTCGGCCAGGAGGGGCGGGACCCGGGCTGCACCATGGAGACGGTCAAGGAGATCACCGGCCTGAAGGTCGACCACTTCATGATGGTCGACTTCAACGCGGTGAAGGAGCTGACCACGGCGGTCGGCGGCGTCAAGGTCTGTCTGGCGCATCCGGTCAAGGACTCCAAGTCGCACCTCGACCTCCCGCAGGGCGAGAGCAAGATCCAGGGCGAGGACGCGCTGGCGTTCGTGCGGACCCGGCACAGCTTCGGCAATCAGAGCGACCTGGACCGGATCAAGGTCCAGCAGCAGTTCATCGGCTCGATGATCCGGCAGATGAAGTCGGACGACACGCTGACCAGTCCGACGAAGCTGTACAGCCTGGCGGATGCGGCGACCAAGGCGCTGACGGTCGACAAAGGCATCGGCTCGATAAAGAAGCTGACCTCGCTCGCCAAGGAGCTCGGCAAGATCGACACGAAGAACATCACCTTCGTGACGGCCCCGGTGATAGACAACCCGGCCGAGACGGTCCACGCGACGGTGGTACTCAACAAGGCCAAGTCCGACCCGCTGTTCCAGATGATGCGCGACGACACCTCGCTGACCGAGGTGAAGAAGCAGAAGAAGGCCGCCAAGAGCAAGCAGGACGCGCTGCTCAAGGGCACCAAGGCCGCTGCCGCCGACGTACGGGTCGATGTCCTCAACGGCGGCGACCGGGCGGGCGCCGCCCAGGAGACGGTCACCTGGCTGCAGAACGAGCAAGGCGTTCTCAAGTCGACGAACAAGGCCAACGCCCCGGAGAAGATCTCCAAGACGACGCTCGAGTACGCACCGAACCAGGCCGACCAGGCCCGTGCCCTCGCCGCCATGATGGGGCTGCCCGGCTCGGCCCTGAAGAAGGGCACCACGGACGCCGAGGGGCTCCAGGCGATGGTCCTGACCCTGGGTGCGGACTTCAAGGGCGCAGGTGTGCCCGTCACCGGACCGGCAAAGGTGCCGGACGACATACCGCTGGCGAACGCCGGCAAGGCAGAGTGCGCCAAGTGA
- a CDS encoding acyl-CoA thioesterase, whose product MTDQAPRPEGDIPGKPTAASRTTLSHIMTGSDTNLLGTVHGGVIMKLVDDAAGAVAGRHSGGPAVTASMDEMVFLEPVRVGDLVHVRAQVNWTGRSSMEVGVRVMAERWNESTPAQQVGSAYLVFAAVDGDGRPRPVPPVIPETERDKRRYQEAQIRRTHRLARRRAIKELREKRIADGIDVD is encoded by the coding sequence ATGACAGATCAGGCCCCGCGCCCGGAGGGCGATATTCCGGGCAAGCCGACCGCGGCGTCCCGGACCACCCTCAGCCACATCATGACCGGCAGTGACACCAACCTGCTGGGCACCGTGCACGGTGGCGTGATCATGAAACTCGTCGACGACGCGGCGGGCGCCGTGGCCGGCCGGCACTCCGGCGGCCCCGCGGTGACGGCCTCGATGGACGAGATGGTCTTCCTGGAGCCGGTCCGTGTCGGTGACCTTGTTCACGTCCGCGCGCAGGTGAACTGGACCGGCCGCTCCTCGATGGAGGTCGGCGTCCGGGTCATGGCCGAACGGTGGAACGAATCGACCCCCGCCCAGCAGGTCGGCAGCGCGTATCTGGTGTTCGCGGCGGTCGACGGCGACGGCAGGCCGCGCCCCGTACCTCCTGTGATCCCGGAGACGGAGCGCGACAAGCGGCGCTACCAGGAGGCGCAGATCCGGCGTACGCACCGTCTCGCGCGGCGCCGCGCGATCAAGGAACTGCGCGAGAAGCGCATCGCGGACGGCATCGACGTCGACTGA